A window of the Hordeum vulgare subsp. vulgare chromosome 5H, MorexV3_pseudomolecules_assembly, whole genome shotgun sequence genome harbors these coding sequences:
- the LOC123452387 gene encoding transcription factor GTE1-like yields MVPEDSAQQAAAAAAEPPAVSEVDSFRRQVDDLASKTDVLEKRVNDVVGFYDGKKHGSGGRRASGSSRYAVNGARDSHCKGMPDLMRQLAGIIRQITSHEWSAPFLQPVDVVGLQLDDYHKIITKPMDFSTIQNKMEGKDGTKYKSVREIYSDVRLIFNNAMTYNDEHHDVHIMAKLLLDKFEEKWLQLLPKVENEERKHVEPNDAPTTDTSPEDAIAKLAKDTDDELNEINRQLEELRNMVVQRCKKMTTDEKRKLGAGLCHLTPEDLSKALELVAQDNPDFQTTAEEVHLDMDAQSETTLWRLKFFVREALERQANTAAAPGKTDENAKRKRDIYNALAKTASKRIRR; encoded by the exons ATGGTGCCGGAGGACAGTGCGCAACAGGCAGCGGCTGCCGCTGCGGAGCCCCCTGCAGTGTCGGAGGTGGACTCGTTCCGGCGCCAGGTCGATGACCTCGCCTCCAAGACCGATGTG CTGGAGAAGAGAGTGAACGATGTGGTAGGGTTCTATGACGGTAAGAAGCATGGCAGTGGAGGGCGCAGGGCCAGCGGTAGCAGCAGGTATGCGGTGAATGGTGCAAGGGACAGCCACTGCAAAGGGATGCCTGACCTCATGCGCCAGCTTGCCGGTATCATTCGCCAG ATAACGTCTCATGAATGGTCAGCGCCATTTCTGCAACCGGTAGATGTTGTAGGCCTACAACTTGATGACTATCACAAG ATTATAACAAAACCTATGGATTTCTCGACCATCCAAAACAAAATGGAAGGGAAGGATGGTACCAAGTATAAAAGTGTTCGAGAAATATATTCTGATGTTAGATTAATTTTTAACAATGCAATGACATATAATGATGAACATCACGATGTTCACATAATGGCCAAGTTATTACTAGACAAATTTGAGGAGAAATGGCTCCAGCTTCTTCCTAAAGTTGAGAACGAG GAAAGGAAACATGTGGAACCAAATGATGCTCCAACCACAGACACTTCTCCGGAAGATGCTATTGCAAAATTAGCAAAAGATACTGATGATGAG CTGAATGAGATTAATAGGCAGCTGGAGGAGCTACGGAACATGGTGGTTCAGAGATGCAA GAAAATGACCACAGACGAGAAGAGAAAACTTGGTGCAGGTCTTTGCCACCTGACTCCGGAAGATCTTAGCAAGGCGCTGGAGCTGGTCGCACAAGACAATCCTGACTTCCAAACTACAGCAGAAGAAGTGCACCTTGACATGGATGCTCAG AGCGAGACTACCCTCTGGAGGTTGAAGTTCTTTGTGAGGGAAGCTTTGGAACGACAGGCCAACACAGCCGCAGCCCCTGGCAAGACCGACGAAAACGCGAAGAGGAAGCGCGACATCTACAACGCTCTAGCCAAGACCGCCTCGAAACGGATCAGGAGATAG